A single Pseudomonas marvdashtae DNA region contains:
- a CDS encoding serine/threonine-protein kinase, protein MSLPLNIVIPGYDIEGPIGEGAMASVYLATQRSLERKVALKVMAAALAADPTFCERFLREGKTLARLSHPHTVTIHDIGNVGELYYMAMEYLPNGTLKERIAAGLTPEQGLTYIRQIASALGYAHGLGLVHRDVKPANILFRADGTAVLSDFGIAKSLDDRTQFTQAGFAVGTPSYMSPEQARGQDIDGRADLYALGVVLYEILVGKLPYTGNDALSTALAHLTEPLPELPVHHGRYQDVLRKLLAKDPAERFPDATALLRALDNLPEASAQATLIRPLSFELPATPPAVDDLAGLTPMSIDIPSGPAQPQSQLHPKPVPPPIKPTPHSTVSEQRKGPVFALAAVAVAVALALGGAGYWWLSGDDAKATKPPVVSTPPVYKTAEKTPEAPPAKPPVAPPVTPPVAPEADGGQRPLLMAGKKTLFQRVLSKPGAKLAAEPGAAPGKALPAFSVLYVYQRKDVDGGAWVRVGAATDGRSDGWLPAAQVSDWKQSLVLKFTERSGRAPVMFLRQPGEVEKLLANPSAAKNALLKAQHNPQDNQQVLALEPAASAVPQNQFYLLPIFDSRESFDDNGQPVQLLNVASIDPGSAQKNATNTPITAANADAFRTAVVLVVDTTVSMQPYIDQVRDVVHQLQTRIGERGELDSVSFAMVGFRSSTKKTPGLEYTAKTLITLEQGRDPQRFLEMARQVKASTVSSHSFNEDAFAGVMEAVEGMDWSGYGGRLILLVTDAGALRKNDPFAATQMNEAEVRQAALGKQIKIYALHLLSDAGKKTHAGAQVQYRTLTADANPQIGDLYIPVPGADVRKFGERVDEIGSVFADLVHQVRSNKPQSVPLLSAAPSLADKSAAVGYAMHMDFLGRKSASQAPQLVRAWTADRDLTNPALPAFQVCVMLTKLQLNDLQQSLKLIVDAARKTQSSPKDFFQEIASASAYMSRDPSALRKGGNLANGGVLGEYLEGLPYRSKSLSMTQDLWLSLSVAEQEDFIDELESKIRLYETFHNDLANWVRFGDAEPGDALYRVPLSTLP, encoded by the coding sequence ATGAGCTTGCCCCTGAACATTGTCATCCCCGGCTACGACATTGAAGGGCCGATCGGCGAAGGCGCGATGGCCAGCGTGTACCTGGCGACCCAGCGTTCGCTGGAGCGCAAGGTGGCGTTGAAAGTCATGGCCGCTGCCCTGGCCGCCGACCCGACCTTCTGCGAGCGTTTTTTGCGCGAGGGCAAGACCCTGGCGCGCTTGTCGCACCCGCACACCGTCACCATCCATGACATCGGCAATGTCGGTGAGCTGTACTACATGGCGATGGAATACCTGCCCAACGGCACGCTCAAGGAACGCATCGCCGCGGGCCTGACGCCGGAGCAGGGCCTGACCTACATCCGCCAGATCGCCTCGGCCCTGGGTTATGCCCACGGTTTGGGGCTGGTGCACCGGGACGTCAAACCGGCCAACATCCTCTTTCGCGCCGACGGTACGGCGGTGCTCTCGGACTTCGGCATCGCCAAGTCCCTGGACGACCGCACCCAGTTCACCCAGGCCGGCTTTGCCGTCGGCACGCCCAGCTACATGAGCCCGGAACAGGCCCGTGGCCAGGACATTGACGGCCGCGCCGACCTGTATGCCCTGGGCGTGGTGCTCTACGAAATCCTCGTCGGCAAGCTGCCGTACACCGGCAACGACGCACTCTCCACGGCCCTGGCCCACCTGACCGAACCGCTGCCGGAATTGCCGGTGCACCACGGTCGTTATCAGGACGTATTGCGCAAGTTGCTGGCGAAGGACCCGGCGGAGCGCTTCCCGGATGCGACGGCGTTGTTGCGGGCGTTGGATAACCTGCCTGAGGCATCGGCGCAAGCGACGCTGATCCGGCCGTTGTCGTTTGAACTGCCGGCCACGCCGCCTGCCGTGGACGACTTGGCGGGCCTGACGCCGATGTCCATCGACATTCCCAGCGGCCCGGCGCAACCGCAATCACAGCTACACCCCAAGCCTGTCCCGCCGCCGATCAAACCGACGCCGCACTCCACGGTCTCGGAGCAACGCAAAGGCCCGGTGTTCGCCCTCGCTGCCGTTGCGGTGGCGGTAGCCCTGGCGTTGGGTGGCGCGGGTTATTGGTGGTTGTCGGGTGATGACGCAAAAGCGACGAAGCCGCCCGTGGTTTCAACGCCTCCCGTCTACAAGACAGCCGAAAAAACACCTGAAGCGCCGCCGGCCAAACCTCCCGTGGCGCCACCGGTGACGCCGCCCGTGGCGCCCGAGGCCGACGGTGGCCAGCGCCCGCTGTTGATGGCCGGCAAGAAAACCCTGTTCCAGCGCGTGCTCAGCAAACCGGGGGCCAAGCTGGCCGCCGAACCGGGCGCCGCGCCGGGCAAGGCATTGCCGGCGTTTTCGGTGCTGTACGTCTACCAGCGCAAGGACGTCGACGGCGGCGCGTGGGTGCGGGTCGGCGCGGCCACCGACGGGCGCAGCGACGGCTGGTTGCCCGCCGCCCAGGTCAGCGATTGGAAGCAGAGCCTGGTGCTCAAGTTCACCGAGCGCTCCGGCCGTGCGCCGGTGATGTTCCTGCGCCAGCCCGGCGAAGTGGAGAAGCTGCTGGCGAACCCGTCAGCCGCCAAGAATGCGCTGCTCAAAGCCCAGCACAATCCTCAGGACAATCAGCAAGTGCTGGCCCTGGAGCCGGCCGCCAGCGCCGTGCCGCAGAATCAGTTCTACCTGTTGCCGATCTTCGATTCCCGCGAAAGCTTCGACGATAACGGCCAGCCGGTGCAGTTGCTGAACGTGGCCTCCATCGACCCCGGAAGCGCGCAGAAAAACGCGACCAACACGCCGATCACCGCCGCCAATGCCGATGCGTTCCGCACCGCCGTGGTGTTGGTGGTGGACACCACCGTGTCGATGCAGCCCTACATCGATCAGGTCCGCGACGTGGTGCATCAACTGCAAACCCGCATCGGCGAACGTGGCGAGTTGGACAGCGTCAGCTTCGCCATGGTCGGTTTTCGCAGCAGTACCAAGAAAACCCCGGGCCTGGAGTACACCGCCAAAACCTTGATCACCCTGGAACAGGGTCGCGACCCACAACGCTTCCTGGAAATGGCGCGGCAGGTCAAGGCCTCCACCGTGTCGAGTCATTCGTTCAACGAAGACGCGTTTGCCGGCGTCATGGAAGCGGTGGAGGGCATGGACTGGTCCGGTTACGGCGGGCGTTTGATCCTGCTGGTCACCGACGCCGGTGCGCTGCGCAAGAACGACCCGTTTGCCGCCACGCAAATGAACGAAGCCGAAGTGCGCCAGGCGGCGTTGGGCAAGCAGATCAAGATCTACGCCCTGCACCTGCTCAGCGACGCCGGCAAGAAAACCCATGCCGGCGCGCAGGTCCAGTATCGCACACTGACCGCCGACGCCAACCCGCAAATCGGTGACCTGTACATTCCGGTGCCGGGCGCCGATGTGCGCAAGTTCGGCGAACGCGTCGACGAGATCGGCTCGGTGTTCGCCGACCTCGTCCATCAAGTGCGCAGCAACAAGCCGCAGAGCGTACCGTTACTCAGCGCCGCGCCAAGCCTGGCCGACAAATCGGCAGCGGTCGGCTACGCGATGCACATGGATTTTCTCGGGCGCAAATCCGCCAGCCAGGCGCCGCAGCTGGTCAGAGCCTGGACCGCCGACCGCGACCTGACCAACCCGGCGCTGCCGGCGTTCCAGGTCTGCGTGATGCTCACCAAGCTGCAACTCAACGACCTGCAGCAGTCGCTGAAGCTGATCGTCGATGCGGCCCGCAAGACCCAGAGTTCGCCCAAGGATTTCTTCCAGGAAATCGCCAGCGCCAGCGCCTATATGAGCCGCGACCCATCAGCCTTGCGCAAGGGCGGCAACCTCGCCAACGGGGGAGTTCTCGGCGAGTACCTGGAGGGGCTGCCGTACCGCAGCAAATCGCTGAGCATGACCCAGGACCTGTGGCTGTCCTTGAGCGTGGCCGAGCAGGAAGACTTTATCGACGAGCTGGAATCGAAAATCCGCCTCTACGAAACCTTCCACAATGACCTCGCCAACTGGGTGCGCTTCGGCGATGCCGAGCCGGGCGATGCCTTGTACCGCGTTCCGTTGTCGACGCTGCCGTGA
- a CDS encoding PP2C family protein-serine/threonine phosphatase, translating to MRPSAGKAFKSASKSHVGMVRQVNEDACLDLPENGLWVVADGMGGHAAGDYVSSLIVDSLRGIAVGRSLDEYVAALQSDLLRVNAAVREETANRGVTMMGSTVVVLATRDLRGMCLWAGDSRLYRLRDGVLDGISRDHSYVQDLQDSGLLSEAEARVHPRANIVTRAIGVEGQLNLAMTELLLVPGDSYLLCSDGLTKTVEDEEIREVLSHDEPGEIASSLVSLGLMRGAPDNITVVVVKVPS from the coding sequence ATGCGTCCAAGTGCTGGAAAAGCCTTCAAGTCTGCAAGCAAGAGCCATGTCGGCATGGTCCGCCAGGTCAACGAAGACGCCTGCCTGGACCTGCCCGAAAACGGTCTGTGGGTGGTCGCCGACGGCATGGGTGGGCACGCGGCGGGCGACTACGTCAGCAGCCTGATCGTCGACAGCCTGCGCGGCATTGCCGTGGGTCGTTCTTTGGACGAATACGTCGCGGCGCTGCAAAGCGACCTGCTGCGGGTCAACGCCGCCGTGCGTGAAGAAACCGCCAACCGTGGCGTGACCATGATGGGCAGCACCGTGGTGGTGCTGGCCACCCGTGACTTGCGCGGCATGTGCCTGTGGGCCGGGGACAGCCGCTTGTATCGCCTGCGCGACGGCGTGCTCGACGGCATTTCCCGGGACCACAGCTACGTCCAGGATTTGCAGGACAGCGGCCTGCTCAGCGAAGCCGAGGCGCGGGTGCATCCACGGGCCAACATCGTCACCCGCGCCATTGGCGTCGAGGGGCAACTGAACCTGGCGATGACCGAGTTGCTGCTGGTGCCTGGCGACAGCTACCTGTTGTGCAGCGACGGCTTGACCAAGACCGTCGAAGACGAAGAAATCCGCGAAGTGCTGAGCCACGACGAGCCCGGCGAAATTGCCAGCAGCCTGGTGTCCCTGGGCTTGATGCGCGGTGCGCCGGACAACATCACCGTGGTCGTTGTGAAGGTGCCGTCATGA
- the tagF gene encoding type VI secretion system-associated protein TagF encodes MSTPGFYGKLASRGDFVSRGLPQSFIAPWDSWLAAGLLASQTSLGERWLDAYLVSPLWRFMVAPGVCGPDAAVGVVMPSIDRVGRYFPLSVAVLLDPEADPASVVGGADDWFERVENLLLSTLSVEASFEAFNEQLETLGSPICLPRTPSSRFASLHRFDATDSQRRMSALAESACEGVSLWWGQGSERIAPGLMRCQGLPAAADFAQFLLGQEGVV; translated from the coding sequence ATGAGTACACCGGGTTTCTATGGAAAGTTGGCCAGCCGCGGGGATTTCGTCAGCCGTGGCTTGCCGCAGAGTTTTATCGCCCCGTGGGATTCGTGGCTGGCGGCGGGTTTGCTCGCCAGCCAGACCAGCCTCGGCGAGCGCTGGCTGGATGCCTACCTGGTCAGTCCGCTGTGGCGCTTCATGGTCGCGCCCGGCGTGTGCGGACCGGACGCCGCCGTGGGTGTGGTGATGCCGAGCATCGACCGGGTCGGGCGCTATTTTCCGCTGTCCGTCGCGGTGTTGCTCGACCCGGAGGCGGACCCGGCCTCGGTGGTCGGTGGTGCGGACGATTGGTTCGAGCGGGTCGAGAATTTGCTGCTGAGCACGTTGAGCGTGGAGGCCAGTTTCGAGGCGTTCAACGAACAGCTGGAAACCCTCGGCAGCCCGATATGCCTGCCACGCACGCCGAGCAGCCGCTTCGCCAGCCTGCATCGTTTCGATGCCACTGACTCGCAACGACGGATGAGCGCCCTGGCCGAGTCGGCCTGTGAAGGCGTCAGCCTGTGGTGGGGCCAGGGTTCGGAGCGCATCGCGCCCGGTTTGATGCGTTGCCAGGGATTGCCGGCCGCCGCCGATTTTGCGCAATTTTTGCTCGGCCAAGAAGGTGTTGTGTAG
- the tssM gene encoding type VI secretion system membrane subunit TssM yields the protein MKAFFNFMIRWVIPLLGLIALSLIIWFVGPLLDWLVPEGRRWALIILVFAVWIAYRVFRIIQARRQAAEVMRSLAEQTPPDPTSVATAEELETLRQRMDEALALLKKAKLGGDERRNLYELPWYVIIGPPGSGKTTALVNSGLHFPLAAQLGAGSVRGVGGTRNCDWWFTDQAVLLDTAGRYTTQDSDATVDKAAWLGFLGLLKKQRARRPIDGAFIAISLSDLLLGSDAERAAHAAAIRLRIQELYSQLGVRFPVYLMLTKLDLVPGFMEYFDNLSKEERAQVWGMTFALDDGKSNDSPLAHLQSEFTLLEQRLNDRLVERLQQERDPARRDLIYGFPQQFGALKDCLQSFLDGVFKPNAFEERVLLRGVYFTSGTQEGSPIDRLIGSMAQSMNLDRQHLARQTGTGRSYFIEKLFTAVAFAERGLVGVDPKVERRRKWIARGVLASTVVLVLVVSTLWWVSYRANQAYIAQVDQKVAPLGQTVQNLSPAQRDVLAVLPLLNAVKHLADDAPDWAEGLGLYQGDMLEAESGSVYRKLLIAVFAPRLLTRIEEQLHSGGNSDFLYEGLKAYLMLADTEHYDADFIKAWIALDWDRSLPRDLPAEQRQALAAHLQALFERRPPLARLDPRLVEDLRRQLQQLPVAQRVYDRIKRQKLPEGIPDFRINEAAGRDAALVFSRKSGKPLGEPLSGFFTVKGYRQGFLLSSLSQTGTLAEEQWVLGHEEADQQNVASLAADVRRLYFQDYQRQWDALLADIDFVPITSVAQAADVLRVLSGPTSPLKKLLVAVAKETDLQQDERLLAAQGVPAGDGVDKLKERLGSLLGQEQATPNAPTTSDDPITAHFAELNSIVSKSEGEPAAIDGLLADMNALYVQVSAMVGASGDALLGEAKNQASAAATRVSLNAERQPPLVQGLVKSVVNSTTNTMMGGVRNQLNAAWTSEVVNIYRQSLAGRYPMSPGSARDATLDDFGQFFGVGGVMDNYFRKYLQPYVDTSTQTWRWQPGAAQKLGISPGVLQTFQRAATIRDAFFRSGGTQPMVRFELKPVAMDSTITQFLLDLDGQQLSYDHGPSRPTAMQWPNPGSIGVVRISIMPPSSSGRSGITLDGPWAWFRLLEQSDLTAGNSPDRFNLRLRVDGASASYELRANSAFNPFKSRVLSGFSLPERL from the coding sequence GTGAAGGCGTTTTTCAATTTTATGATCCGCTGGGTCATTCCGCTGCTGGGCCTGATCGCCCTGAGCCTGATCATCTGGTTCGTCGGCCCGCTGCTCGATTGGCTGGTTCCCGAAGGCCGCCGCTGGGCGCTGATCATCCTGGTGTTCGCGGTATGGATTGCCTACCGCGTGTTCCGCATCATCCAGGCCCGTCGGCAGGCCGCCGAAGTCATGCGCAGCCTGGCCGAGCAAACCCCTCCGGACCCGACCAGCGTCGCCACCGCCGAAGAACTCGAAACCCTGCGCCAGCGCATGGACGAAGCCTTGGCCTTGCTCAAGAAAGCCAAGCTGGGCGGCGACGAGCGTCGCAACCTTTATGAGTTGCCGTGGTACGTGATCATCGGTCCGCCGGGTTCGGGCAAGACCACCGCGCTGGTCAATTCCGGGCTGCATTTCCCGCTGGCCGCGCAACTGGGTGCCGGTTCGGTGCGTGGCGTGGGCGGCACGCGCAATTGCGATTGGTGGTTCACCGACCAGGCGGTTTTGCTCGACACCGCCGGCCGCTACACCACCCAGGACAGCGACGCGACGGTCGATAAAGCCGCGTGGCTGGGCTTTCTCGGCTTGCTGAAAAAGCAGCGGGCGCGGCGCCCGATCGATGGCGCGTTCATCGCCATCAGCCTGTCGGACCTGTTGCTCGGCAGCGACGCCGAGCGCGCCGCCCACGCTGCGGCGATCCGCTTGCGTATCCAGGAGTTGTACAGCCAATTGGGCGTGCGTTTCCCGGTGTACCTGATGCTCACCAAGCTCGACCTGGTGCCCGGCTTCATGGAGTACTTCGACAACCTGAGCAAGGAAGAGCGCGCCCAGGTCTGGGGCATGACCTTCGCCCTGGATGACGGCAAGAGCAACGACAGCCCACTGGCACATCTGCAAAGTGAGTTCACCCTGCTGGAGCAGCGCCTCAACGACCGCTTGGTCGAACGCCTGCAACAAGAGCGCGACCCGGCGCGGCGCGACTTGATTTACGGTTTCCCGCAGCAGTTCGGCGCGCTGAAGGATTGCCTGCAAAGCTTCCTCGACGGCGTATTCAAGCCCAACGCCTTTGAAGAGCGCGTGTTGCTGCGCGGTGTGTATTTCACCAGCGGTACCCAGGAGGGCAGCCCGATCGATCGCCTGATCGGCTCCATGGCCCAGAGCATGAACCTGGACCGCCAGCACCTGGCGCGCCAGACCGGCACCGGTCGCAGTTATTTCATCGAGAAGCTCTTCACCGCCGTGGCCTTCGCCGAGCGCGGGTTGGTAGGCGTCGACCCGAAAGTCGAGCGTCGGCGCAAATGGATCGCCCGCGGTGTGCTGGCCTCCACCGTCGTGCTGGTGCTGGTGGTCAGCACCTTGTGGTGGGTCAGCTATCGCGCCAATCAGGCCTACATTGCCCAGGTCGACCAAAAGGTCGCGCCACTGGGCCAGACCGTGCAGAACCTCAGCCCGGCACAGCGCGATGTGCTTGCAGTATTGCCGCTGCTCAACGCCGTGAAGCACCTGGCCGACGACGCTCCGGACTGGGCCGAAGGCCTGGGTTTGTATCAGGGCGACATGCTCGAAGCCGAGTCCGGCAGCGTCTATCGCAAGCTGTTGATTGCGGTGTTCGCGCCACGCCTGCTGACACGCATCGAAGAGCAACTGCACAGCGGCGGCAATTCGGATTTCCTCTACGAAGGCTTGAAGGCCTACCTGATGCTCGCCGACACCGAGCATTACGACGCCGACTTCATCAAGGCCTGGATCGCCCTGGATTGGGACCGCAGCCTGCCGCGGGACTTGCCGGCCGAGCAGCGCCAGGCCCTGGCCGCACATTTGCAGGCGCTGTTCGAGCGGCGTCCGCCCCTCGCGCGCCTCGACCCGCGTCTGGTCGAAGACCTGCGCCGCCAGTTGCAGCAATTGCCGGTGGCCCAGCGGGTCTATGACCGGATCAAGCGCCAGAAACTGCCCGAGGGCATCCCGGACTTCCGCATCAACGAAGCCGCCGGGCGTGACGCCGCGCTGGTGTTCAGCCGCAAGAGCGGCAAGCCATTGGGCGAGCCGTTGAGCGGGTTCTTCACCGTCAAGGGCTACCGCCAGGGCTTCTTGCTCAGCAGCCTGAGCCAGACCGGCACCCTCGCCGAAGAGCAATGGGTGTTGGGTCATGAAGAGGCTGATCAACAAAACGTCGCCAGCCTGGCCGCCGACGTGCGTCGCCTGTATTTCCAGGACTACCAGCGCCAATGGGACGCCTTGCTGGCCGACATCGACTTCGTGCCGATCACCAGCGTGGCCCAGGCCGCCGATGTGCTGCGGGTGCTTTCCGGCCCGACCTCGCCGTTGAAAAAACTGTTGGTGGCGGTGGCGAAGGAAACCGATCTGCAACAGGACGAACGCTTGCTGGCCGCCCAAGGCGTGCCGGCGGGCGACGGTGTGGACAAGCTCAAGGAACGCCTGGGCAGCTTGCTCGGCCAGGAGCAGGCCACGCCAAACGCGCCGACGACCAGCGATGACCCGATCACCGCGCATTTTGCCGAGCTCAACAGCATCGTCAGCAAAAGCGAAGGCGAACCGGCGGCCATCGACGGCTTGCTGGCGGACATGAACGCCCTGTACGTGCAGGTCAGTGCCATGGTCGGCGCCAGCGGCGACGCCTTGCTCGGTGAAGCCAAGAACCAGGCATCGGCCGCCGCTACCCGCGTCAGCCTCAACGCCGAACGCCAGCCGCCGCTGGTGCAAGGGTTGGTCAAGTCGGTGGTCAACTCCACCACCAACACCATGATGGGTGGGGTGCGCAATCAACTGAATGCGGCGTGGACCAGCGAAGTGGTGAACATCTATCGCCAGTCCCTGGCCGGACGCTATCCGATGTCGCCAGGCAGCGCGCGGGACGCGACGCTGGATGACTTCGGCCAGTTCTTCGGCGTTGGCGGGGTGATGGACAACTACTTCCGCAAATACCTGCAACCCTACGTCGACACCTCGACCCAGACCTGGCGCTGGCAGCCGGGCGCGGCGCAGAAGCTCGGTATTTCTCCAGGCGTGCTGCAAACGTTCCAGCGCGCGGCGACCATTCGCGATGCGTTCTTCCGTTCCGGTGGCACCCAGCCGATGGTGCGTTTCGAACTCAAGCCGGTGGCGATGGACTCGACCATCACCCAGTTCCTGCTCGACCTCGACGGCCAGCAGTTGAGCTATGACCACGGCCCGAGCCGGCCGACCGCCATGCAGTGGCCGAACCCCGGCAGCATCGGCGTGGTGCGGATCTCGATCATGCCGCCGTCGTCCAGCGGTCGTTCCGGTATCACCCTGGACGGGCCATGGGCCTGGTTCCGCCTGCTGGAGCAATCGGACCTGACTGCCGGCAATTCTCCGGACCGCTTCAACCTGCGGCTGCGGGTCGATGGCGCCAGTGCTTCTTATGAGCTGCGGGCCAACAGCGCCTTCAACCCGTTCAAGAGCCGGGTGCTCAGTGGCTTCAGCCTGCCGGAGCGTCTATGA
- a CDS encoding DotU family type VI secretion system protein produces MSNDDRTQFMPTPGGRGADPFRPDPGRGQPAPSPAPLSMPAAPVLTGKAQGLNPLESAAGPLLALLTRLRSTIAHPAPASLRAQLLAYLRQFEERAEAAGVVRNEVLLARYALCTALDEAVLSTPWGGASDWGKQSLLITVHNEAWGGEKVFQLLEHCLQSPRERLYLLELLYLCMCLGFEGRYRVMNDGRSQLEALRERTAGVIRSARGDHERELSPHWRGVAVARDRLAQFMPPWIAVAIGVALLLALLFGLRMKLASDAEPVFKNIHFLGEIPVQTIDRPVVQPKVIERPRLAGFLADEIRAGRIAVEDAVDRSVVTIRGDELFASGSASIKDDFQPLMLRIADAVRKVKGQVLVTGHSDNRPIATLRFPSNWALSEARARSVLDILSAKTGQPERFSAEGRSDTEPLASNATTEGRARNRRVEITVLAEGVE; encoded by the coding sequence ATGAGCAACGACGATCGTACCCAGTTCATGCCGACACCCGGTGGCCGTGGCGCGGACCCTTTCCGCCCGGACCCGGGACGGGGGCAACCGGCACCCTCGCCGGCGCCGCTGTCGATGCCGGCCGCGCCCGTCCTGACCGGCAAGGCCCAGGGCCTCAATCCGCTGGAAAGCGCCGCCGGCCCGCTGCTGGCGCTGTTGACGCGCCTGCGCAGCACCATCGCCCACCCGGCGCCGGCCAGTTTGCGTGCGCAGCTGCTCGCCTACCTTCGCCAGTTCGAAGAGCGCGCCGAGGCCGCCGGCGTGGTGCGCAACGAGGTGTTGCTGGCCCGCTACGCCTTGTGCACCGCGCTGGACGAAGCCGTGCTGAGCACGCCGTGGGGCGGTGCCAGCGACTGGGGCAAGCAGAGCTTGTTGATCACCGTGCACAACGAAGCCTGGGGCGGCGAAAAAGTCTTCCAGCTGCTGGAGCATTGCCTGCAAAGCCCTCGCGAGCGCTTGTACCTGCTGGAGCTTCTGTACCTGTGCATGTGCCTCGGATTCGAAGGCCGTTATCGGGTGATGAACGACGGCCGCAGCCAACTCGAAGCATTGCGTGAGCGCACCGCTGGCGTCATTCGCAGCGCGCGTGGCGACCACGAGCGCGAGCTGTCGCCGCATTGGCGTGGCGTCGCCGTGGCTCGTGATCGCCTGGCGCAGTTCATGCCGCCGTGGATTGCCGTGGCCATCGGCGTGGCCCTGCTGCTGGCGCTGCTGTTCGGCCTGCGCATGAAACTGGCCTCCGACGCCGAACCGGTGTTCAAGAACATTCATTTCCTGGGCGAGATCCCGGTGCAGACCATCGACCGTCCGGTGGTGCAGCCGAAGGTGATCGAGCGTCCACGCCTGGCCGGTTTCCTCGCCGATGAAATCAGGGCAGGGCGGATTGCCGTGGAAGACGCAGTGGACCGTTCCGTGGTGACGATCCGTGGCGATGAACTGTTCGCCTCGGGCAGCGCCAGCATCAAGGATGATTTCCAGCCGTTGATGCTGCGAATCGCCGACGCGGTGCGCAAGGTCAAGGGCCAGGTCCTGGTCACCGGCCACAGCGACAATCGTCCGATCGCCACGCTCCGGTTCCCATCCAACTGGGCGTTGTCCGAAGCGCGGGCCAGGTCGGTGCTGGACATTCTTTCGGCCAAGACCGGCCAACCCGAGCGCTTCAGCGCCGAGGGTCGCAGCGACACCGAGCCGTTGGCTTCCAATGCCACGACCGAAGGGCGTGCGCGTAATCGTCGGGTTGAAATCACAGTATTGGCGGAGGGGGTCGAGTGA
- the tssK gene encoding type VI secretion system baseplate subunit TssK → MSWNNRVVWSEGMFIGTQHFQQHDRYLENLIDARSRPLSAGAWGFSELLIDQGLLAQGKLAIISARGLLPDGTPFNIPQDDLAPTPLNVDDSLRDGVVYLALPLKRAGARDTVDEGETLGAARYVSQVCEVRDDNAPFENRAPVAVGSRALRLLTAQDGLGDYAAIGVVRIKEKRADRALVLDDTYIPPLLDVAASKPLTAFRSELLGLLHQRGEALAGRVVASGAGGASEIADFMLLQLVNRAQPLIQHLSQVTPLHPERFYSELVSLAGEFSTFTASGRRPQQYPQYQHDDLALSYAPVMQALREALSMLIDSRATPIPIVEKAYGIHVAMLADKTLLDSASFILVVRADVPAETLRGRFGQQSKVGSVEHIRDLVNLQLPGIGLLPLPVAPRQLPYHAGSTYYELDRGSDHWQQLSNSGGFAFHIAGQFPGLNLAFWAIRG, encoded by the coding sequence ATGTCCTGGAACAATCGCGTGGTCTGGTCGGAAGGCATGTTCATTGGAACGCAGCACTTCCAGCAGCATGACCGTTACCTGGAAAACCTTATCGACGCTCGCAGCCGTCCATTGTCGGCCGGCGCCTGGGGTTTTTCCGAATTGCTGATCGACCAGGGCCTGTTGGCCCAGGGCAAGCTGGCGATCATTTCGGCACGCGGCCTGTTACCGGATGGCACCCCGTTCAACATTCCCCAGGATGACCTCGCGCCGACGCCGCTGAATGTCGACGACAGCCTGCGCGACGGCGTGGTGTACCTGGCCCTGCCGCTCAAGCGTGCCGGTGCCCGCGACACCGTCGATGAAGGTGAAACCCTCGGTGCCGCGCGCTACGTGAGCCAGGTCTGCGAAGTGCGCGACGACAACGCACCGTTCGAAAACCGTGCGCCGGTGGCCGTGGGTTCACGGGCGCTGCGCTTGTTGACGGCCCAGGATGGCCTCGGCGATTACGCCGCGATTGGCGTGGTGCGCATCAAGGAAAAACGCGCCGATCGCGCCTTGGTGCTCGATGACACTTACATCCCACCGCTGCTCGATGTGGCGGCCTCCAAGCCGCTGACGGCGTTTCGCAGTGAACTGCTGGGCCTGCTGCATCAGCGCGGTGAAGCCCTGGCCGGGCGCGTGGTGGCTTCCGGCGCCGGCGGTGCCTCGGAGATCGCCGATTTCATGCTGTTGCAGCTGGTCAACCGTGCCCAGCCGTTGATTCAACACCTCAGCCAAGTGACGCCGCTGCACCCTGAGCGTTTCTACAGTGAACTGGTGAGCCTGGCCGGGGAGTTCTCGACCTTTACCGCGTCCGGGCGACGACCGCAGCAATACCCGCAATACCAACACGACGACCTGGCGCTGAGCTACGCGCCGGTGATGCAGGCCCTGCGCGAGGCCCTGTCGATGCTGATCGACAGCAGGGCCACGCCGATCCCGATTGTCGAGAAAGCCTACGGCATCCACGTGGCGATGCTGGCCGACAAGACCTTGCTCGACAGCGCCAGCTTCATCCTGGTGGTGCGCGCCGACGTGCCGGCCGAAACCCTGCGCGGCCGCTTCGGCCAGCAGAGCAAGGTGGGTTCGGTGGAACACATCCGCGACCTGGTCAACCTGCAACTGCCGGGCATCGGCCTGCTGCCGTTGCCGGTAGCGCCACGGCAGTTGCCGTACCACGCCGGTTCCACCTACTACGAACTCGACCGGGGCAGCGATCACTGGCAGCAATTGAGCAACTCCGGCGGCTTCGCGTTCCACATCGCCGGCCAGTTCCCGGGGCTGAACCTGGCTTTCTGGGCGATCCGAGGATAA